Genomic segment of Iocasia fonsfrigidae:
TTGTTATTATTTCAGGTGGTATTGATCTTTCGGTTGGTTCTATTGTTGGGGTAAGTAGTATAATTATAAGTTTATTGATGGTAAACGGTGTACCTGTCTTTGGGGCTATGATTATAACGCTTTTAATAGCGATAGTATTAGGGGCAATAACAGGTATATTTATTTATGAAGGTAAGGTGCCACCATTTATAGCCAGTCTTGGTATGATGAGTATGGCCAGAGGTCTTGCTCTGCTTTTGAGTGGGGGTCAGATTATTACTGGACTACCTGGAAGTTTTATTAGTTTCGCGCAAGTGACTGTGCTGGGACTGCCGATGCTTTTTGTTGTTTTAATCATTGTTGTTGGGATTTCATTTTTTGTATTATCAAGAACCCGTTTTGGCCGGAATGTATATACCATCGGAAGTAGTGATGAGGTGGCTCGCCTTTCCGGTGTTAATATGCGCATCAATTATTATGCAATCTATATGTTAAATGCATTTTTATCTGCAGTTGCTGGTATAATGCTTACTTCCCGCCTTTCATCTGGTATTCCTACTTCAGGTAATATGTATGAATTAGATGCCATAGCTTCTGTAGTAATTGGAGGAGCCAGTCTTAATGGTGCAGAAGGCTCTGTATTTGGGACAGTAATTGGCGCGTTAATTATGACAACCCTCCGCAATGGTGGAAACTTACTGGGGGTTGATCCATTCTGGTTGAGAATAGCTACTGGTCTTTTAATTGTTCTGGCAGTGTTATTTGATCAGGTACGTAAAAAACAATAGTCAGGAATCTAAATACAGGAACGCAAAAATCATATTACTGTAGAGAAGAATTTGAAGAAAGCAGTAATGAAAATTAAAGAGGGGGGTTTGGCAAATGGGAGAATATATTTTAGCTCATGATCTTGGTACAAGCGGAAATAAGGCAACTTTATATAACAGTGCAGGAAAGCTTGTTAGTAATCATTTGTCTGAGTATGAAACTTTTTATCCAGATGTAAACTGGGCTGAACAGAATCCTGATGACTGGTGGAAAGCAGTATGTAAGTCAACAAAAAAATTGATTTTCGAAAGTGGAATAAAAAAAGAAGAAATTGCGGTGATAAGTTTTAGCGCTCAGATGATGGGTTGCCTGCCTTTAGATAAAAATGGGGCTCCTTTATGCCGTTCTATTATTTGGGCAGACCAGAGAAGTGTCAAGCAGGCAGAAAAGTTAAGAGATAATATCGGCGCAGAAAAGGTATATAAGATAACAGGCCATAGAGTTAGTCCAGCTTATTCTGTAGAAAAAATAATGTGGATGATGGATAATCAGCCAGAGATTTACGAAAAAACATATAAATTTATTCATGCTAAAGATTATATAGTCAATAAGCTGACTGGTGAATTTGTAACTGATTATTCTGATGCCTCGGGAATGAATCTCTATGATATTAATAAAAAACGCTGGTCAGCTGAAATTATTTCTGCTATCGGTCTGGATAAAGATAAATTACCGGAAGTAAGATCTTCATTTGATGTGATAGGAAAAGTTAGCAAGGATATTGCCGAAGAAGTTGGCCTTAAAGCCGGCACACCAGTGGTGCTGGGCTCAGGAGATGGAGCAGCAGCTGGAGTAGGAGCTGCAGTTGTCAGAGAGGGAAATGCATATAATTACCTTGGCTCTTCATCCTGGATAGCGCTTGCCACTGAAAAACCAATTCTGGATCCAGAACAGCAGACTTTCAACTGGATCCACATGGATCCCAAGATGTATATGCCCTGTGGAACGATGCAGACAGCTGGTGCCTCATATAACTGGTTAAAAAACACTTTATGTCAGCTAGAACAGCAGGCGGCTCAAGATTTAAATTTGAGTGTTTATGAATTAATGAATTTATCTGTAGAAGGTGCGAAAGCTGGGGCAAATAATCTTTTATATCTACCCTATCTAATGGGAGAAAGAAGTCCTCACTGGAATTCAAAGGCAAAGGGGGCTTTGGTGGGTCTTACTTTAAGACATACTAGAAAAGATATAATTAGAGCTGTCTTAGAAGGTGTTACTTTTAACTTGAAAATAATCAGTGAAATATTTGAAAATGAAATAGATTTTTCAAAAATCAGGGTTATTGGTGGAGGTGCCAAAGGTAGAACCTGGCGCAAAATAATGGCCGATATCTATAATAAAGAAGTGTTAATGCCTAAAATTTTAGAAGAAGCTACTTCTCTGGGTGCAGCAATAGCAGGGGGAGTTGGGGTTGGTATTTTTTCGGGAGTAGAAGTTGCTGAAGAATTAAATCCTATTATTGAAAAGGAATCACCAGAGCAAAAAAAGGTTAAAAAATATCAAAAGCTTTACCCGGTATTTAAAGATGCTTATTCTTCTCTGACAGGTGTCTATAATAGTCTATCAGAGATTGATTAAACTTTAAACTTATTAATATAGATTCTATATGTAGATAAATTGGAGGGTTTTAAAGTGCTTTATAGAAAATTGGGTAGTTCAGGTTTAGAAGTATCAGTTCTAGGATTTGGCTGCTGGCCGGTAGGAAACGACTGGACAGAGGCTAATGATAAAAGTTCAGTTGAAACAATTAGAGAGGCAATGGAACTAGGTATTAATTTCTTTGATGTTGCTCCGGTTTATGGATTTGGTCATGCCGAAAAGGTATTAGGTGAGGCGATCAAAGGTAAGAGAGATCAGATATATATTGCCAGCAAATGTGGACTGCGCTGGGATGATTCTAAAACTATAACTCGTAATCTTTCTCGCGAGAGTATTTTAGAAGAGGTTGATTTAACTTTGCAAAGACTAGATATAGAGTATCTGGATCTTTATCAGCTACACTGGCCTGATCCTAATACTCCTTTAGAAGAAACTATTTCAACATTGAATGAACTTAAAGAAAAGGGGAAAATCCGCAATATAGGACTCAGTAATTATAATGTATTTTTGATTAAAGAAGCCAAAAAATATGGAGAAATTGTGAGTGACCAGGTCTTATATAATATGATAGATAGAAATTCAGATCACTATCATGATTTAGCATTAAATTATAGAACTGAAGCGGAAATACTTCCATATGCAGAAAATAATAATCTTGGTGTAATCCCATACAGTCCACTCTGTCAGGGGCTTTTAACTGCTAGTTTTGAAATCGAAAAACTTGATAATGGTGATGTGAGAACAGCCAATTCAGAACTTAGAGGAAAAAAACTGCAGAAAAATTTAA
This window contains:
- the xylB gene encoding xylulokinase produces the protein MGEYILAHDLGTSGNKATLYNSAGKLVSNHLSEYETFYPDVNWAEQNPDDWWKAVCKSTKKLIFESGIKKEEIAVISFSAQMMGCLPLDKNGAPLCRSIIWADQRSVKQAEKLRDNIGAEKVYKITGHRVSPAYSVEKIMWMMDNQPEIYEKTYKFIHAKDYIVNKLTGEFVTDYSDASGMNLYDINKKRWSAEIISAIGLDKDKLPEVRSSFDVIGKVSKDIAEEVGLKAGTPVVLGSGDGAAAGVGAAVVREGNAYNYLGSSSWIALATEKPILDPEQQTFNWIHMDPKMYMPCGTMQTAGASYNWLKNTLCQLEQQAAQDLNLSVYELMNLSVEGAKAGANNLLYLPYLMGERSPHWNSKAKGALVGLTLRHTRKDIIRAVLEGVTFNLKIISEIFENEIDFSKIRVIGGGAKGRTWRKIMADIYNKEVLMPKILEEATSLGAAIAGGVGVGIFSGVEVAEELNPIIEKESPEQKKVKKYQKLYPVFKDAYSSLTGVYNSLSEID
- a CDS encoding ABC transporter permease — protein: MGNEIVQENKIINYLKINVSKATLFLVLFVMWGVLSILSPYFLTYNNIFNLVRQTSVIAVVATGMSFVIISGGIDLSVGSIVGVSSIIISLLMVNGVPVFGAMIITLLIAIVLGAITGIFIYEGKVPPFIASLGMMSMARGLALLLSGGQIITGLPGSFISFAQVTVLGLPMLFVVLIIVVGISFFVLSRTRFGRNVYTIGSSDEVARLSGVNMRINYYAIYMLNAFLSAVAGIMLTSRLSSGIPTSGNMYELDAIASVVIGGASLNGAEGSVFGTVIGALIMTTLRNGGNLLGVDPFWLRIATGLLIVLAVLFDQVRKKQ
- a CDS encoding aldo/keto reductase, with protein sequence MLYRKLGSSGLEVSVLGFGCWPVGNDWTEANDKSSVETIREAMELGINFFDVAPVYGFGHAEKVLGEAIKGKRDQIYIASKCGLRWDDSKTITRNLSRESILEEVDLTLQRLDIEYLDLYQLHWPDPNTPLEETISTLNELKEKGKIRNIGLSNYNVFLIKEAKKYGEIVSDQVLYNMIDRNSDHYHDLALNYRTEAEILPYAENNNLGVIPYSPLCQGLLTASFEIEKLDNGDVRTANSELRGKKLQKNLKKAAEVRQIAKDLGKPMVQLVLNWMAAKKGISTIIAGPTNVEEVRENVRAFDWELKSEVIEKIDEILQA